The Verrucomicrobiia bacterium genome includes the window GCGAAGGCCGGCGCGAAGCGTTTGGATCTCAGTTCCGCCTACCGCCCTCCAGCGTGCAATCATACCGTTCCAACCGCCTTCATTCTAAAAGCTCCTTCCCCTTCTACCCAAACTCAGCCACTAAATTCCCCGAATATCCTAGAATCGGGGAAGGGTCACCGGAGGGTTGCTGAACGAAGTCCAAGTCGAACGCTAGCAAGCTATACTCATCTCCAACGTACCACGGGTATGGCCCTTCCTGAACATACCTCGCCGACGCGTAGGTAATCGGGCTCGTGGGTGTTCCCTGACTGATGAACTGGGACCCCTCCCAAACATCAAATCCGAGGTAATATATCCATGGTTGATAATGCCCATGGCCAACATAAAAATCCGTCCTTAGGCCAATAGCGGTTCCGGGCAGAACGGTAATGGTCGCACCCTCCACCACCATCCCGCCGGACGTGAAATCCAAAACATCATAATAATAGCCAAGGTCAGGAGAGCCAGAGATATAGCGGGGAGTCTGTGGGAAAAACGTGAGTTGGCCGGATAGGGACATCTGCGGCATGAGCGAGATTGGCGGAGAAGTTGTGCGGCCCTTCAAGTCGGACAAGAGGCCCGATGGGATTGAGGTGGTCCCTTGTGTCCTGAAGGGTGAGTTGCCGCTGAGATAGTGAGCCCCAAAATCGACGACCTGGAAGGGCGAAGGGCTTGCTGGCGCAACCGTCCTGCTCGCAGTATTCCCGAACTGAACCGCCGTCGGGCAGTTCCAAAAACCCAGGTTGTTCCCGAGGCATGCGGCGCAACCTGAAGTTTGAATTGAGATATTAGCGACGATCGAGTTGACAAAAGTCAACGCTCCGTAAGAGCCCGTCTCGGTAATCAACTGGGATGGCGGGGTGGTTGTTCCGTCAACCGTGCAGTGGTAAAACGAAGCGCTGTGTGTGAACGGGAGACTCGATGTAATGGGGTATTGGACCTGTGCCATCAGGATGTTCTCTCCCGTAAGGAAGGTGCCACAGCAGCCGCAACCGCAGCCGCTTCCCCCTTCAAGCTTGATTGCCCTTAAGCAATCCACAAATTGGGCATGTTTGATTGTAAACGCGCTGGTCTGCGTTCCGCCGGCTTTCACCGCTTCCTGGCAGTATAGAAATCGCATGTTGCTGAGGGAGGCCGAATTATAGGTGAGGTTGAGGGACGGGTTGGCGTACCAAGCGCCTGCGGTCATCCCGGAATAGTTGTTCCAGGTTCCATCCAGGGTCAGGCCAACGCTGTCATCATCGCCGGCTGTAAAAATCGCTGGACAATAGCTTGACGTTTTTAACGTGAGCGCGCCGCTGACCTCGATAAAGGCCGTAACAGCGCCGTTGCCTGTCGAGTTGGGATACTTAAATACCGCGGACTCCATCACCACAAAACCACAATAAACCGGGCCCGACACGAAATAGGTGGTACCGGCTGAAAATGTGGCGGGCGTCGAATAACCAGGGCCTACAGTTTGGATGTAATCGATAGTAAGCCCAGTGGGGATTGTTGCTAAGTTGGCCGATGCCATACGGACCTGCCCGGAGAGCGACTTGGATGAACCCTGCCGGCCCGGTCTCGGGATACCCGCGTATCCAGCGGACCATGTAGTGCGATTCTGGCTTCCTCTATTAGAGCCGCAGTCTGGCAGCGTTTGGAGGCTCGCTTGAACGGGTACGCAGGGAGCGGCGGCAAGTTGGTCATTTGAGCGGGTACGGACGGAGGCAAAATCAGAGGAATCAGTATCAGCAGCCATGTGCGCGCAGGCGGCGGCAATGTGCCGCTCTTTTCTCTGGTTATCGGTTTATTCATTTGTCGGTTCCTTGGTTACTGAATCGCGCACACCTCGCAAAAAGACAACGGCCCGGAGGCAACATTGGCGTAAAGCCCGAAGCCCGTGCGGTCAAGGCTTGAAATCTCTATATTGCAGACGGCCTGGAATGCCGGGTTATGGGCGCAACCCACATTGTCAGCTGGTGAAAGAGATTCAGCCGTAGCGAACGACCCTAACGCCATAGATTTCACACATTGGTTTCCCACAGTAAATCCTTTGCGCACGCTGTCGGTGATCTGCTTCGCTTGTAGATCAGACCCCGAACGGAAGCAAGAGAAATCTTTGGAAATATTCGATCCTGACGATCCTGATCGATTGTGTTGTGTTTAATAATCTTGCAACTCGGCGGCAGGTTTGGAATGGATTAATGCTTGCCAACGAACGAGGTTTCTTGGGCGAGGCCCGCTGCGGGAGCTTAGGGTTTGTGCGAAAATAAAGGCCGAAGTTGAGGCGTCATTCTAACATTTTGGAACGATGACTGGCTACGAAAACGGCGGGATGCGCCGCGCTCCAAACGCTTCGCGAAACAGGGACGCGCGACCGCAATCGCGAAGCGTCTGGAGCGCGCGGTATTCCCGCGCTTTGGTCACGCCCAGCGTCGCAAGGATCGGAAACAATTGCACGGGAGCTTAATGGCCACAATTAAACCATTTGCCGCCCTGCGACCCAAACCGGAACTGGCAGCCCGGATTTGCGAACTGCCTTACGACGTCATGTCGGCGGAAGAGGCCCGCCGCCTTGCGACCGATAACCCGCTGAGCTTTCTCCACGTCAGCAAACCGGAGATCGATCTGCCGCCCTCCACCGATCCTTATGCGCCGCAGGTTTATGAAACAGGCCGGCAGAATTTCCAGCGGCTGGTTGCTCAAGGCGCGTTAAGACAGGACCCGCAGCCATGTTTCTATTTATACCGCCAGGTGATGGGCGCTCACACCCAGGTCGGACTCGCGGCCGTTGCCAGTTGCGAGGATTACCTCAAGGGCGCGATTAAAAAACACGAACTGACGCGGCCCGAAAAGGAAGATGATCGGGTCCGCCACATCGAGACGCTGAATGCTCAAACCGGCCCCGTGTTTTTGGTTTATCGCGCCAATGCGGCCCTGGATGAGTTGTTTGGCCGGCGCCTGGCGTTGCCGCCTCACATTGATTTCACCGCGGCGGATGGGATTCGCCACACCGCCTGGGTTATCGAGGAACACCCCGACATTGACTTTATCCAAGCCGAATTCGGTCGAATCCCGTCTTTATACATCGCCGATGGCCACCACCGGTGCGCCGCCGCGGCCCGTGTTTATGAGGCCCGGAAAGGCCATGGCCATAGCGCCTGGTTCCTAAGCGTCATTTTTCCTCATAACCAGGCGCAGATTCTTTCTTATAACCGCGTGGTCAAGGACCTTAACGGACTCGTAGCTGAACAACTCCTCGAACGGCTCGATGGTATTTTCAGCATCTATCACGCTTCCTCTGTTCTGCACCCAGCCGTTCCGGCGCCGGCTCGCAAACATCACGTCAGCCTGTACGTGGCCGGCCAATGGCACACATTGCATTTTCGCAATCGGTTTTTGGCCTCAAGCGAGCCTGCCGAGAACCTAGATGTCACGTTACTCCAACGCCACGTGCTGGACCCAATCCTCGGTATTGACAATCCCCGCACCAGCCACCGGCTCAATTTCGTCGGCGGCATCCGGGGCACAGCGGAGCTCGAGCAGTTGGTCGATAGCGGCGAATACGCCTGCGCGTTTTCAATGTACCCAACCGGCATCGAAGACCTGATGGCCATTGCCGATGCCAATGGGCTCATGCCGCCCAAAAGCACCTGGTTCGAACCGAAATTGCGGGATGCAACGTTCTGTCACCTGATCTAAATTAGCGTCAGAAGTCTCGCCGTGTGAGGGCAGGCGGCCTGCAGAGTTCTGTCAGACCGGGTTGACCCCGGCGCAATTGCTTTCGGCGCTTGCATTACAAGTTTGCAGATGGCCGCGGAAAACGAATCGCAAACAGTCTTGGGAACCGGCCCGATGGGTTCCGTCACCAAGGCGACGCCCGCCTTTCAGAGCGCGCCCCCGAGAGCCCGGTTGGAGTTTATTG containing:
- a CDS encoding DUF1015 family protein is translated as MATIKPFAALRPKPELAARICELPYDVMSAEEARRLATDNPLSFLHVSKPEIDLPPSTDPYAPQVYETGRQNFQRLVAQGALRQDPQPCFYLYRQVMGAHTQVGLAAVASCEDYLKGAIKKHELTRPEKEDDRVRHIETLNAQTGPVFLVYRANAALDELFGRRLALPPHIDFTAADGIRHTAWVIEEHPDIDFIQAEFGRIPSLYIADGHHRCAAAARVYEARKGHGHSAWFLSVIFPHNQAQILSYNRVVKDLNGLVAEQLLERLDGIFSIYHASSVLHPAVPAPARKHHVSLYVAGQWHTLHFRNRFLASSEPAENLDVTLLQRHVLDPILGIDNPRTSHRLNFVGGIRGTAELEQLVDSGEYACAFSMYPTGIEDLMAIADANGLMPPKSTWFEPKLRDATFCHLI